A portion of the Microlunatus phosphovorus NM-1 genome contains these proteins:
- a CDS encoding L-rhamnose mutarotase has product MQRICELIHVRPEAIAEYKRIHAEVWPTVLARLRASNITNYSIYLREPENLLIAYYEYVGDDLAADRAAIAADPETQRWWVIADPMQQPLSSLPPAEGSQGGGWWASTEEVFHLN; this is encoded by the coding sequence ATGCAGCGCATCTGCGAGCTCATCCACGTACGGCCTGAGGCCATCGCCGAGTACAAGCGGATCCACGCCGAGGTCTGGCCGACCGTGCTGGCCCGACTGCGGGCCTCCAACATCACCAACTACTCCATCTATCTACGCGAGCCGGAGAACCTGCTGATCGCCTACTACGAGTACGTCGGCGACGACCTCGCCGCCGATCGGGCGGCGATCGCGGCCGACCCGGAGACGCAGCGCTGGTGGGTGATCGCCGATCCGATGCAGCAACCGCTGAGCTCGCTGCCGCCGGCCGAGGGATCCCAGGGCGGCGGCTGGTGGGCCTCGACCGAGGAGGTCTTCCACCTCAACTGA
- the rpoB gene encoding DNA-directed RNA polymerase subunit beta, with translation MAASRTALDSPAVSPTGRISFAKIAEPMEVPDLLDLQIDSFDWLVGNAAWRDRVELALEEGRTDVNTKSGLEEIFEEISPIEDFSGTMSLSFRDHRFEPPKNTVDECKDRDVTYAAPLFVTAEFMNNETGEIKSQTVFMGDFPLMTDKGTFVINGTERVVVSQLVRSPGVYFEQTTDKTSDKDIFTCKVIPSRGAWLEFEIDKRDMVGVRLDRKRKQNVTVLLKALGWTDAQILEEFGEYESMRLTLEKDHTSTQDEALLDIYRKLRPGEPPTREAAQALLENYFFNPKRYDLAKVGRYKINKKLGLDEPFDKQVLTIDDIVAAIRFVVALHEGRETLEAPRGELIVEEDDIDHFGNRRLRTVGELIQNQLRTGLGRMERVVRDRMTTQDVEAITPQTLINIRPVVAALKEFFGTSQLSQFMDQTNPVAGLTHKRRLSALGPGGLSRDRAGMEVRDVHTSHYGRMCPIETPEGPNIGLIGSLASFARVNAFGFVETPYRRVVDGLVTDQVDYLTADEEDRYVIAQANAKLNADGSFATDRVLVRKRHGETDEVPSSEVGYMDVSPRQMVSVATAMIPFLEHDDASRALMGSNMQRQAVPLIRSDAPFVGTGMEYRGAVDAGDVTTATDPGVVTSVSADLIDVAHDDGTYKTYRLAKFRRSNQGTCINQRPLVEVGQRVEKGSPLADGPCTDDAEMALGRNLLVAFMPWEGHNYEDAIILSQRLVQDDVLTSIHIEEHEVDARDTKLGAEEITRDIPNVSEEMLADLDERGIIRIGAEVSTGDILVGKVTPKGETELTPEERLLRAIFGEKAREVRDTSLKVPHGESGTVIGVRVFDRDSDDELAPGVNQLVRVYVAQKRKISNGDKLAGRHGNKGVISKILPIEDMPFLEDGTPVDIVLNPLGVPSRMNVGQVLETHLGWVAKSGWDLEGVEGEWAERLRGIGLGHVDGDKRLATPVFDGATEEEITGLLTNSLPNRDGIQLVDGDGKARLFDGRSGEPFPSPVGVGYIYMLKLHHLVDDKIHARSTGPYSMITQQPLGGKAQFGGQRFGEMEVWALEAYGAAWALQELLTIKSDDIHGRVKVYEAIVKGENIPEPGIPESFKVLVKEMKSLCLNVEVLSSDGTEVELRDSDDDNYRASEEFGIDLSRRPGESLGVEEV, from the coding sequence TTGGCCGCCTCGCGCACCGCCCTTGATAGCCCCGCTGTCTCTCCCACCGGTCGTATCTCCTTCGCCAAGATCGCAGAGCCCATGGAGGTCCCGGACCTGCTGGATCTGCAGATCGATTCCTTCGATTGGCTCGTCGGGAACGCCGCCTGGCGTGACCGGGTCGAGCTGGCCTTGGAGGAGGGCCGTACGGATGTGAACACGAAGTCCGGTCTGGAGGAGATCTTCGAGGAGATCTCCCCGATCGAGGACTTCTCCGGCACCATGTCGCTGTCCTTCCGGGACCACCGCTTCGAGCCGCCGAAGAACACCGTCGACGAGTGCAAGGACCGCGACGTGACGTACGCGGCGCCGCTGTTCGTCACCGCCGAGTTCATGAACAACGAGACCGGCGAGATCAAGTCCCAGACGGTCTTCATGGGCGACTTCCCGCTGATGACCGACAAGGGCACCTTCGTCATCAACGGCACCGAGCGCGTGGTCGTCTCCCAGCTCGTTCGTTCGCCCGGCGTCTACTTCGAGCAGACCACCGACAAGACCTCCGACAAGGACATCTTCACCTGCAAGGTGATCCCGTCGCGCGGTGCGTGGCTGGAGTTCGAGATCGACAAGCGCGACATGGTCGGCGTCCGACTCGACCGCAAGCGCAAGCAGAACGTCACCGTGCTGCTCAAGGCGCTCGGCTGGACCGACGCGCAGATCCTGGAGGAATTCGGGGAGTACGAGTCGATGCGGCTCACCCTGGAGAAGGACCACACCTCCACCCAGGACGAGGCGCTGCTCGACATCTACCGCAAGCTCCGCCCAGGCGAGCCGCCGACCCGTGAGGCCGCGCAGGCGCTGTTGGAGAACTACTTCTTCAACCCGAAGCGGTACGACCTGGCCAAGGTCGGTCGCTACAAGATCAACAAGAAGCTGGGTCTGGACGAACCGTTCGACAAGCAGGTCTTGACCATCGACGACATCGTCGCCGCGATCCGCTTCGTGGTCGCGCTGCACGAGGGCCGGGAGACCCTCGAGGCGCCGCGCGGTGAGCTGATCGTCGAAGAGGACGACATCGACCACTTCGGCAACCGCCGGCTGCGGACCGTGGGCGAGCTGATCCAGAATCAGCTGCGCACCGGCCTGGGCCGGATGGAGCGCGTGGTGCGCGACCGGATGACGACTCAGGACGTCGAGGCGATCACGCCGCAGACCCTGATCAACATCCGCCCGGTGGTCGCGGCGCTGAAGGAGTTCTTCGGCACCTCGCAGCTGTCGCAGTTCATGGACCAGACCAACCCGGTCGCCGGCCTGACGCACAAGCGTCGCCTCTCGGCGCTGGGCCCGGGCGGTCTCTCCCGTGACCGCGCGGGCATGGAGGTGCGCGACGTGCACACCAGCCACTACGGCCGGATGTGCCCGATCGAGACGCCGGAAGGCCCGAACATCGGTCTGATCGGCTCGTTGGCCAGCTTCGCCCGGGTGAACGCGTTCGGTTTCGTCGAGACGCCGTACCGCCGGGTCGTCGACGGCCTGGTCACCGATCAGGTGGACTACCTGACCGCCGACGAGGAGGACCGATACGTCATCGCGCAGGCCAACGCCAAGCTGAATGCCGACGGCTCCTTCGCCACCGACCGCGTGCTGGTCCGCAAGCGGCACGGCGAGACCGACGAGGTTCCCTCGTCCGAGGTCGGTTACATGGACGTGTCGCCGCGTCAGATGGTGTCGGTCGCCACCGCGATGATCCCGTTCCTCGAGCACGACGACGCCTCCCGCGCGCTGATGGGCTCGAACATGCAGCGACAGGCCGTGCCGCTGATCCGTTCCGATGCCCCGTTCGTGGGTACCGGGATGGAGTACCGGGGTGCGGTCGATGCCGGTGACGTGACCACCGCCACCGATCCGGGCGTGGTGACCTCGGTCTCCGCCGACCTGATCGACGTGGCGCACGACGACGGCACCTACAAGACGTACCGACTGGCGAAGTTCCGCCGCTCCAACCAGGGCACCTGCATCAACCAGCGGCCGCTGGTCGAGGTCGGGCAGCGGGTGGAGAAGGGCAGCCCGCTTGCCGACGGTCCCTGCACCGACGACGCGGAGATGGCGCTCGGCCGCAACCTGCTGGTCGCTTTCATGCCGTGGGAGGGTCACAACTACGAGGACGCGATCATCCTGTCGCAGCGCCTCGTGCAGGACGACGTGCTCACCTCGATCCACATCGAGGAGCACGAGGTCGACGCCCGCGACACCAAGCTCGGTGCCGAGGAGATCACCCGGGACATCCCGAACGTCTCCGAGGAGATGCTGGCCGATCTCGACGAGCGCGGCATCATCCGGATCGGCGCGGAGGTCAGCACCGGCGACATCCTGGTCGGCAAGGTCACCCCGAAGGGCGAGACCGAGCTGACCCCGGAGGAGCGCCTGCTGCGCGCGATCTTCGGTGAGAAGGCCCGCGAGGTGCGCGACACCTCGCTGAAGGTGCCGCACGGCGAGTCCGGCACCGTGATCGGTGTCCGCGTCTTCGACCGCGACTCCGACGACGAGCTCGCGCCGGGGGTCAACCAGCTGGTTCGGGTCTACGTGGCCCAGAAGCGGAAGATCTCCAACGGCGACAAGCTGGCCGGCCGGCATGGCAACAAGGGCGTCATCTCCAAGATCCTGCCGATCGAGGACATGCCGTTCCTGGAGGACGGCACTCCGGTCGACATCGTGCTCAACCCGCTCGGTGTGCCGAGCCGGATGAACGTCGGCCAGGTGTTGGAGACCCACCTCGGCTGGGTGGCCAAGTCCGGCTGGGATCTCGAGGGTGTCGAGGGTGAGTGGGCCGAGCGGCTCCGCGGCATCGGCCTCGGCCATGTCGACGGTGACAAGCGGCTGGCGACCCCCGTCTTCGACGGTGCCACCGAGGAGGAGATCACCGGTCTGTTGACCAACTCGCTGCCCAACCGCGACGGCATCCAGCTGGTCGACGGCGACGGCAAGGCCCGGCTGTTCGACGGCCGCTCCGGTGAGCCGTTCCCGTCCCCGGTCGGCGTCGGCTACATCTACATGCTGAAGCTGCACCACCTGGTCGACGACAAGATCCACGCTCGTTCCACCGGTCCGTACTCGATGATCACCCAGCAGCCGTTGGGCGGTAAGGCACAGTTCGGTGGCCAGCGGTTCGGCGAGATGGAGGTGTGGGCACTGGAGGCGTACGGCGCCGCCTGGGCCCTGCAGGAACTGCTCACCATCAAGTCCGACGACATCCACGGCCGCGTGAAGGTGTACGAGGCCATCGTCAAGGGCGAGAACATCCCCGAGCCCGGCATCCCTGAGTCCTTCAAGGTGCTGGTCAAGGAGATGAAGTCGCTCTGCCTGAACGTGGAGGTGCTGTCCTCCGACGGCACCGAGGTCGAGCTGCGCGACTCCGACGACGACAACTACC